A portion of the Drosophila innubila isolate TH190305 chromosome 3L unlocalized genomic scaffold, UK_Dinn_1.0 0_D_3L, whole genome shotgun sequence genome contains these proteins:
- the LOC117787323 gene encoding DNA repair protein SWI5 homolog: MNNSKIQNIKSSKSDEQQKQKHLQLLHEYNDLKDATQTVLGALAQAKGLPVKDMYKMYNLPKGD, encoded by the coding sequence ATGAACAATTCCAAGATTCAGAATATTAAAAGTTCCAAGTCTGAtgagcaacagaaacaaaagcACTTACAGCTTTTGCACGAGTACAACGACCTTAAAGACGCCACTCAAACTGTGCTAGGAGCATTGGCCCAGGCGAAAGGATTACCAGTAAAAGATATGTACAAAATGTACAACTTGCCGAAAGGTGATTAA
- the LOC117787322 gene encoding coiled-coil domain-containing protein 58: MDVYCFDFLGFQETLRKMRDVDDKIIYALNALPTESFKGQVNSEGTCRDLYAKLQQSHQSRQNNIRNCITFSATTLKNLREKRVSNPNDVETDSKFKAEQRKLRVLQSELNVEDIIKERTYKAFNERCRAYFHAE, translated from the exons ATGGATGTCTACTGCTTTGACTTTTTGGGTTTCCAG GAGACCCTAAGGAAGATGCGCGATGTGgatgataaaattatatacgCTCTTAATGCGCTTCCTACCGAGTCGTTCAAGGGTCAAGTGAATAGCGAGGGTACGTGCCGAGATCTGTACGCTAAGCTGCAGCAATCCCATCAATCTCgg CAAAACAACATTCGCAATTGCATAACTTTTTCAGCGACAACACTGAAGAATCTACGCGAGAAACGGGTGTCGAACCCCAATGATGTTGAGACTGATAGTAAATTTAAAGCGGAGCAACGCAAG CTGAGAGTACTGCAATCCGAACTTAATGTGGAGGATATTATAAAGGAACGGACTTACAAGGCATTTAATGAACGTTGCAGAGCATATTTCCATGCTGAATAA
- the LOC117787378 gene encoding uncharacterized protein LOC117787378: MAAKHEDIRDKIESGVYKLATNDKSTRSTVWRVYRKIEKEDGNILEHVLYCIGCKNLMSFTHKSTTNLRRHKCHLQYLKKQAYCNGYADANSTKEWFKDADGEMTVEDILLEAEAELKVDNEEISEAQPMTEELDKKPTPTDVAAFIALRGAGTTAESSDVSRDSAPLFQLTKNNDDPLNVGASVFSSSSSRPSDVFVSHDVSGAEESAIYAQTWSLEYRKLTEDQKFYAKRAIDEIFVLGRLRRLTLNTVPSVTE, encoded by the coding sequence ATGGCTGCCAAGCACGAAGACATTCGGGATAAAATCGAGAGTGGTGTCTATAAACTCGCAACGAATGACAAAAGCACACGCAGCACTGTGTGGCGCGTGTATCGAAAGATTGAAAAAGAAGACGGCAATATATTGGAACATGTCTTGTATTGCATTGGATGCAAAAATCTGATGTCGTTTACGCACAAATCCACAACAAATCTACGACGCCACAAGTGCCATTTGCAATACCTGAAGAAGCAGGCGTATTGTAATGGATATGCCGACGCCAACAGCACAAAGGAATGGTTCAAAGATGCTGATGGAGAAATGACTGTGGAAGATATTTTGTTGGAGGCTGAGGCTGAGCTTAAAGTGGACAACGAGGAAATCTCTGAGGCACAGCCGATGACAGAAGAGTTAGACAAGAAACCTACGCCGACGGACGTAGCGGCGTTTATTGCTCTCAGAGGTGCGGGGACTACAGCTGAGTCAAGTGATGTCAGCCGTGATAGTGCACCACTTTTCCAACTAACCAAAAACAACGACGATCCACTTAATGTCGGTGCCTCAGTCTTTTCAAGCTCAAGTTCACGCCCCTCAGATGTCTTTGTATCTCACGATGTCAGTGGGGCCGAAGAGTCGGCCATATATGCACAAACATGGTCCTTGGAATATCGCAAGCTTACAGAAGATCAAAAATTCTATGCCAAACGAGCTATTGATGAGATCTTTGTGCTGGGACGCTTACGACGTTTAACGCTTAATACGGTGCCATCGGTAACCGAGTGA